The Phycisphaerae bacterium region GGAAAAGTCCCGGACGCTGTAGGGGCTGGGCGCGACCTTCGGCATTTCCAGGTCCACCGGAAAGGGAATACATCTGCAGAGCGTGCCCTGGTCGCTCCTCCGTCACGGCGACCATCGGCACCTGTTGCGGTGCCCCCAAGAGTCTATCCTTCCCTCGATCCGGCGTGTCAGCGGACCAGAGTGATTACGTGTGACCGCAATAGTTTACCCCTCGGTCTGCGGCGGCTCCGGAGGAATGGGCGGGATCATCGGCTGAAGTGACTTGATCAGGTCAGGAATGCTGGCGGATGCGACTTCCCACAGACGTTCCTGCTTGATTTCGCCGTCTCATGAGCCAGAACATTACGCAGACCAATGATCCGTCGCCAAGGCACCTCCGGATGCGATTCACGGAACACGGGCGAGACGCGCCGTGCCGCTTCGCCGATGATCTCCAAGCTCCGCTCCACCGCCAACTGAAGCTTCCGATCGTCCATGTACTGCGCGAATGGCACGGCGTGCATCATCTCCCAATGGTGACAGCCGACTCCAGCATGTCCCAGAGGTACGCGGCGTCACGATCCTCACGCCGCATAGATGACCTCCTTGCCGGCCAGGATCGACTGCCGCCGGAACGGATCACGGATCGTGTCCTGCTCCACAAGATGCACGGGACGGCCGAAGAGCTCGTGCAGCTCAGCCTCCATGTCCACAAGGTCGAACAGGCTCCAAGTCGCTTCGGCAGCGAAGGTCACCAGGACATCGACGTCGCTTTCGGGTCCGAACCGCTCCGTCAACACCGACCCGAACAGCGCCAATTCCCGCACTCGCCACCTTCGGCAGAAGTCGGCGACATGCTCCGTCGGAATCTCGACTCGGCTTTGCACCATCGGCGCTCTTTCCTGATCTTGTGGCAAACGCACTACACCGGCTTACCAACGATCGTATATCCGAACCCGTTCTCCGCGCCAAATGCGAGATGGGGCAAGGGCCTGTGCGTCTCGCGGCGCCCTGCCGGCCGGAAAAGCGAGCACGCGTCCGTAGGCAACTCCAGAACTCTATCCGATCCGAATCTCCGCCCAGACCAGCTTGTACTCCTGCTCGCCGGTCGCCCTGATTTCGACCACGTTGTAGCCGTCGTGCAGCGTCGCCGGATCGATCTCGAAACCGGCGAGGGTCTTGACGCACGGGTGGACCTTCGGCGGTTTGACGTCGGTGGGTGCCAGCCGCTGCGTGTTGAGCCGCCCTTCGAGGCCCGAGGCGTCCAGCTCGCCGCCTTGGCCCAGCCCAATCCAGGCCTGGGCGCGGCTGGCGGTCGGCCTGGGACCGATGTGAATGCGGAATGCGGCGGTGCGGTTCTTTGCCGCGCGGGCGGGCAGGGCCTGCGGCTGCGGTTGGCCCGGCGCCCAGGTGTCAGCGAAGCTGACCACATGCCGCCGCGGATGGGCGGTGGCCGTTTCCAGGCAGCCGCAATGATTCAGTATCTGACGATAGTCATCCGCATCGTCCACTGTGGTCTGTGAGTCCATGTAGTTGAACAGGTAGACCCGATCCGCCCCACGATGCAGGAACGAAGCCGCCGTCCCACGGGCGGTCTCAGCGGTGTGCAGGAACCGCCCGTCGGCGAACGATTCGGGCGAGGGCATCA contains the following coding sequences:
- a CDS encoding DUF86 domain-containing protein yields the protein MMHAVPFAQYMDDRKLQLAVERSLEIIGEAARRVSPVFRESHPEVPWRRIIGLRNVLAHETAKSSRNVCGKSHPPAFLT
- a CDS encoding nucleotidyltransferase family protein, whose translation is MVQSRVEIPTEHVADFCRRWRVRELALFGSVLTERFGPESDVDVLVTFAAEATWSLFDLVDMEAELHELFGRPVHLVEQDTIRDPFRRQSILAGKEVIYAA